The following are encoded together in the Bacillus sp. NP157 genome:
- a CDS encoding DUF421 domain-containing protein: protein MNDVFELSMPWYAYALRGVATYIGLLVLMRLAGKRAFGEMTAFDVIVLVLVGGALRTAIIGDDKGVLGPFIGVAAILATDKVVAWLCTRWAWLNRMTEGYPAILVRDGKRQKEVMKRQNVPDAALDRALHGAGLESDHEVVTARLEPNGKITLVQRK, encoded by the coding sequence ATGAACGATGTCTTTGAACTCTCGATGCCCTGGTACGCCTACGCCCTTCGCGGTGTGGCCACATACATCGGTTTACTCGTGCTGATGCGCCTTGCCGGCAAGCGCGCCTTCGGAGAGATGACAGCCTTTGATGTCATCGTGCTTGTCCTGGTTGGTGGTGCATTGCGCACGGCCATCATTGGTGACGACAAAGGCGTATTGGGTCCCTTCATCGGTGTCGCGGCCATCCTTGCAACCGACAAGGTCGTGGCGTGGCTGTGCACACGGTGGGCGTGGTTGAACCGCATGACGGAGGGTTACCCCGCCATTCTGGTGAGGGACGGGAAACGGCAAAAGGAAGTCATGAAAAGGCAGAACGTTCCCGATGCCGCGCTCGACCGGGCGCTCCATGGGGCGGGCTTGGAGTCCGACCATGAGGTTGTCACGGCGCGTCTGGAACCCAATGGGAAAATCACACTGGTGCAGCGGAAATGA
- the sdhD gene encoding succinate dehydrogenase, hydrophobic membrane anchor protein: protein MAHDFRHPLKRARNTGSADSGPSVWMAMPLTSWTLIPVSVWVVVLVLSLVHSDSDTALHRIGHPANATVLAVFLLLMLWHTELGLRNIFEDYIHTHWIGMASTMVMRFVLIVLAVVMVGSPGPHCAQACGRPTARSGRPRLVGYGFSQG from the coding sequence ATGGCTCACGACTTCCGCCACCCGCTCAAGCGTGCACGGAACACCGGCTCTGCAGACTCCGGGCCAAGCGTATGGATGGCGATGCCATTGACGTCGTGGACCCTCATCCCGGTCTCTGTGTGGGTTGTTGTCCTCGTGCTCTCACTCGTCCACAGCGATTCCGACACAGCCCTGCACCGCATCGGCCATCCCGCCAATGCCACGGTGCTCGCGGTCTTCTTGTTGCTGATGCTGTGGCACACGGAGCTTGGCCTTCGAAACATCTTTGAGGATTACATCCACACGCACTGGATTGGCATGGCCTCAACAATGGTGATGCGCTTCGTCCTCATCGTGCTGGCCGTCGTCATGGTGGGGTCTCCTGGCCCGCATTGCGCTCAAGCGTGTGGACGCCCCACCGCAAGGTCCGGCCGTCCACGCCTCGTTGGTTACGGTTTCTCACAAGGTTGA
- a CDS encoding manganese catalase family protein, which yields MFNHNKRLQYTVRVGETNPALANLLLEQFGGPQGELAAAMRYFTQALAEEDAGRKDMLLDIATEELSHLEVIGSLVAMLNRGAKGKLAEAVDSEAELFRSLQGAGNDSHVTQVLFGGGPALINSAGVPFSGAYVDSIGEPTADLRSNIAAEARAKIVYERLINVTDDPGVKEALGFLMTREIAHQKSFEKALYSMDQSFPPGKLPGDPRFTDVYVNTSRGEGDTTGPWCQGKGFSEIIVPDEDALPVDGGNGQASVTLNAKEQDAVDAFSARGASDPSRDPVTGADLGTLQQDPKE from the coding sequence ATGTTCAATCACAATAAACGATTGCAGTACACAGTCCGGGTGGGCGAAACGAACCCTGCCCTTGCCAACCTTCTTCTTGAACAATTCGGGGGTCCCCAAGGCGAGCTTGCCGCCGCCATGCGTTACTTCACCCAAGCCCTCGCTGAAGAAGATGCAGGCCGGAAAGACATGCTGCTGGACATCGCAACCGAGGAACTGAGTCACCTGGAGGTCATCGGCTCACTGGTTGCCATGCTCAACCGGGGCGCCAAGGGCAAATTGGCAGAGGCGGTCGATTCGGAGGCCGAGTTGTTCCGGTCTCTCCAAGGCGCCGGCAACGATTCGCACGTCACCCAGGTGCTGTTTGGCGGTGGACCGGCGCTCATCAACTCGGCAGGTGTGCCGTTCAGCGGGGCCTATGTCGATTCCATCGGCGAACCCACTGCTGACCTGCGCTCCAATATTGCTGCCGAAGCCCGGGCAAAAATTGTTTACGAGCGTCTCATCAACGTCACAGACGACCCGGGTGTCAAAGAAGCCCTTGGATTTTTGATGACACGCGAGATTGCACACCAAAAATCGTTCGAAAAAGCGCTGTACTCCATGGACCAGAGCTTCCCGCCCGGAAAGCTGCCTGGCGACCCCCGCTTTACAGACGTCTATGTCAATACGTCCCGGGGCGAAGGCGACACCACGGGTCCCTGGTGTCAGGGCAAGGGCTTCAGTGAAATCATCGTCCCGGACGAAGACGCTCTTCCTGTGGACGGTGGCAACGGGCAGGCCTCGGTCACCTTGAACGCCAAGGAGCAGGACGCGGTAGACGCCTTTTCAGCACGCGGCGCGTCCGACCCGTCCCGTGACCCGGTCACCGGCGCTGACCTCGGCACGCTACAGCAAGACCCCAAGGAATGA
- a CDS encoding DUF892 family protein yields the protein MAELQDNLIDWLRDAHAMEQQAEHMLKAQAARIEHYPQLKARIEQHLQETLGQQKLIEGCLARYDTKPSVTKDAMGKVVALGQAIGGSVNSDEIIKGAIAGYVFENLEIATYTTLRAAALALGDTETVRVVDEIVPQEQAMAEWLLAHLPELTDDFLARDATPHVEAKR from the coding sequence ATGGCCGAGCTTCAGGACAACCTCATTGACTGGCTGCGCGACGCCCATGCGATGGAGCAGCAAGCAGAGCACATGCTCAAGGCCCAGGCAGCGCGAATCGAGCACTACCCTCAGCTCAAGGCACGCATCGAACAGCATCTCCAGGAGACACTGGGGCAGCAAAAGCTCATCGAGGGGTGCCTCGCGCGGTATGACACGAAGCCCTCCGTGACCAAAGACGCCATGGGCAAGGTGGTGGCATTGGGTCAGGCCATCGGTGGTTCCGTCAATTCCGACGAAATCATCAAAGGGGCCATCGCCGGATACGTGTTCGAGAACCTTGAGATTGCGACTTACACCACGTTGCGTGCCGCCGCCCTGGCCCTGGGCGACACGGAAACCGTTCGAGTCGTGGATGAAATCGTTCCCCAGGAGCAGGCCATGGCGGAATGGCTGCTTGCCCATCTCCCGGAACTGACGGACGACTTCCTGGCCCGGGATGCAACCCCTCACGTTGAAGCCAAGCGCTGA
- a CDS encoding ferritin-like domain-containing protein — MAVKTLEDLFIHELSDIYSAEKQLTKALPRLARASSSPDLAAAFESHLEETQGQVERIDEIVELLGIRLKRMKCAAMEGLVEEGKEVIDEIEKGPLRDVALIGGGNRVEHYEIAGYGVLIALANQLGYTKAVPLLQATLKEEKAADEKLTLLAEQMGKQKAAEKA; from the coding sequence ATGGCCGTCAAAACCCTCGAAGACCTCTTCATCCATGAGCTGTCGGACATCTACAGTGCAGAGAAACAGCTGACCAAAGCCCTTCCACGCCTTGCCCGGGCCTCCTCGAGTCCGGACCTTGCCGCCGCCTTTGAGTCACACCTCGAAGAGACCCAAGGGCAGGTCGAGCGGATTGATGAAATCGTCGAACTCCTCGGCATCCGGCTCAAACGCATGAAGTGCGCCGCGATGGAGGGCCTCGTCGAAGAGGGCAAGGAAGTTATTGATGAAATCGAAAAGGGCCCGTTGCGGGACGTTGCGCTCATCGGTGGCGGCAACCGGGTTGAGCACTACGAGATTGCCGGATATGGCGTCCTTATCGCCCTGGCCAACCAGCTCGGGTACACGAAGGCCGTTCCCCTTCTGCAGGCGACCCTGAAAGAAGAGAAAGCCGCCGACGAGAAGCTCACCTTGCTTGCTGAGCAGATGGGCAAGCAGAAGGCCGCCGAAAAGGCCTGA
- a CDS encoding glutathione-dependent formaldehyde dehydrogenase — translation MKAVVFHGPGDIRLDDVPEPTLQADTDAIVRLTSSAICGTDLHFIRGTMSGVEPGTILGHEGVGVVEQLGSAVRNLKVGDRVVIPSTVGCGYCAYCRDGYYAQCDNANPNGPGTAFYGGPKEGSGFDGMQAEKVRVPFASVNLVGLPDEVSDDEAILLSDIFPTGYFGADLAGIKPGHLVAVFGCGPVGQFAIASAKLFGAGRVFAIDQHEDRLEMARKQGAEVINFAKEDPVETLKKLTGGIGVDAVIDAVGVDAEHAHSGPAKKSNTPETAKDASAEAREKAEHFQAGDGPMQVLQWAVDAVAKVGTIAIIGVYPPSDNHFPIGAAMNKNLTLRMGNCNHRKYVPMLVELVRSGQIVPTAILTEREPLSDAISAYEQFDQRLLGWIKVELNPSE, via the coding sequence ATGAAAGCCGTCGTCTTCCACGGTCCCGGTGACATCCGTCTTGATGATGTGCCGGAACCCACCCTGCAAGCCGACACCGACGCTATCGTCCGACTGACGAGTTCAGCCATCTGCGGCACCGACCTCCACTTCATCCGGGGGACGATGAGTGGCGTGGAACCGGGCACCATTCTCGGGCACGAGGGCGTCGGTGTGGTCGAGCAACTTGGCAGTGCGGTGAGAAACCTCAAAGTCGGCGACCGCGTGGTCATCCCTTCGACCGTGGGTTGCGGCTATTGCGCCTACTGCCGGGATGGCTATTACGCCCAGTGCGACAACGCCAATCCGAATGGCCCAGGGACCGCCTTTTATGGCGGTCCGAAGGAAGGCAGCGGGTTTGACGGCATGCAGGCCGAGAAGGTCCGCGTGCCGTTTGCCAGTGTCAACCTGGTGGGATTGCCGGACGAGGTCAGCGATGACGAAGCCATCCTCCTGTCCGACATCTTCCCGACGGGCTACTTTGGTGCCGACCTTGCCGGTATCAAACCCGGGCATCTGGTTGCGGTCTTTGGCTGTGGCCCCGTGGGTCAGTTCGCCATTGCCTCCGCCAAGCTCTTCGGCGCCGGCCGCGTCTTTGCCATCGACCAGCACGAGGACCGTCTGGAGATGGCCCGCAAACAGGGCGCGGAGGTCATCAATTTCGCCAAGGAAGACCCTGTTGAGACCCTGAAAAAGCTCACAGGCGGCATCGGTGTCGATGCGGTGATTGATGCCGTCGGTGTTGATGCCGAGCATGCACACAGTGGTCCTGCGAAAAAGAGCAACACGCCCGAGACGGCCAAGGACGCGTCAGCGGAGGCCCGGGAGAAAGCCGAACACTTCCAGGCTGGGGACGGCCCGATGCAGGTGCTCCAATGGGCCGTTGACGCCGTGGCCAAGGTCGGGACCATCGCCATCATTGGTGTCTATCCGCCGTCGGACAACCACTTCCCAATTGGTGCGGCGATGAACAAGAACCTGACCTTGCGCATGGGCAACTGCAACCACCGCAAGTACGTCCCCATGCTCGTCGAGCTCGTGCGCTCAGGCCAGATTGTGCCCACGGCCATCCTCACCGAACGCGAACCCCTGAGCGATGCGATTTCCGCCTATGAGCAGTTCGACCAGCGCCTGCTTGGCTGGATAAAGGTCGAGCTCAACCCGTCCGAATAA
- a CDS encoding divalent metal cation transporter: MAEPAPNETSKPTGLRRFLGALGPGLTTGAADDDPSGVATFSLVGAKFGTQFLWTALLTWPLMAVVQMMCARVGMVTGMGLGGALRERFPRWLVGVSAVALLGANLLNIAADLGGMGDAMEMLHAGPALLWVWVYGIGICVLAVRLRYYQLASVLKWLAMVLLAYIVTAFLVKPQWTQVAHDTFIPTLPQGKEGWSSLVALFGTTISPFLFFWQASQEVEEDKAKGRRLLSSRRNATKRELGDRKLDVWTGTFFSNLVMFFIILTAAFTLHTHGKTVETVKDAASALQPLAGDYAFLLFTGGLVGAGLLAIPTLAGSAAYAFAETFDWVCGLDKKLKKAVSFYAVFIIATIGGALFDVFDIDPVKTLFWSAVVNGILAPFLLVGLLLITGNPKLMQGQPSPLSNRVIVGFTAALMFAGLGAMVFLGG, encoded by the coding sequence ATGGCCGAACCAGCCCCAAACGAGACGTCCAAACCCACCGGCCTGCGTCGATTCCTCGGCGCGCTTGGCCCGGGCTTGACCACAGGTGCAGCCGACGATGACCCGTCGGGAGTGGCAACGTTTTCACTCGTCGGGGCGAAGTTCGGCACCCAGTTCTTGTGGACCGCGTTGTTGACCTGGCCCCTCATGGCCGTGGTGCAGATGATGTGCGCCAGGGTGGGCATGGTTACCGGGATGGGTCTTGGCGGTGCGCTGCGCGAACGCTTTCCCCGCTGGCTTGTCGGTGTCTCGGCAGTCGCCCTTCTCGGTGCCAACCTTTTGAACATCGCCGCCGACCTTGGCGGCATGGGCGATGCGATGGAAATGCTCCATGCCGGACCTGCCCTGCTGTGGGTTTGGGTCTACGGCATCGGCATCTGTGTCCTTGCCGTCCGGCTGCGGTACTACCAGCTTGCCAGCGTGTTGAAGTGGCTTGCCATGGTATTGCTCGCATACATTGTCACCGCCTTTCTGGTAAAGCCCCAATGGACCCAGGTCGCCCACGACACCTTTATTCCGACGTTGCCCCAGGGCAAAGAGGGCTGGAGTTCGCTGGTGGCATTGTTCGGCACCACCATCTCTCCGTTCCTCTTTTTCTGGCAGGCAAGTCAGGAAGTGGAAGAGGACAAAGCCAAGGGCCGGCGGCTTTTGTCCTCACGGCGCAACGCGACAAAACGGGAACTCGGTGACCGGAAACTCGATGTCTGGACCGGAACGTTCTTTTCGAATCTGGTCATGTTTTTCATCATCCTCACCGCCGCCTTTACCTTGCACACGCATGGTAAAACGGTCGAAACGGTCAAGGATGCCGCGAGTGCCCTCCAGCCCCTGGCGGGCGACTATGCTTTCCTGCTGTTTACCGGAGGCCTAGTGGGCGCAGGGCTGCTTGCGATTCCGACACTGGCGGGGTCGGCGGCCTACGCGTTCGCCGAAACCTTTGACTGGGTGTGTGGCCTCGACAAGAAGCTGAAAAAGGCGGTGTCTTTCTATGCGGTTTTTATCATCGCGACCATTGGCGGCGCGTTGTTCGATGTTTTTGACATCGACCCGGTCAAGACCCTGTTCTGGTCAGCCGTGGTCAACGGCATCCTCGCCCCCTTCCTGCTTGTCGGCCTGCTGCTGATTACGGGCAACCCCAAGCTCATGCAAGGGCAGCCAAGTCCGTTGTCGAACCGGGTCATTGTTGGCTTCACCGCCGCCCTCATGTTCGCCGGGCTCGGTGCCATGGTCTTTCTTGGCGGATAA
- a CDS encoding EAL domain-containing protein, producing MAFQPIVDVTARTVFAHEALVRGSDGASAQDVLGSVSADNQYAFDQACRVRALECAVESGLPALLSINFMPNAVYNPDHCLRATLAAAERVGWPLSNIIFEVTEHEAITEPAHLLNILRTYRARGFLTAIDDFGAGYAGLNLLADFQPDLLKLDIGLIRGIDGDRTRQRIVAHMTRLCADLGVRVIGEGVETSGESTALLDIGVVLQQGYHFARPSTGPAVVPEFHR from the coding sequence ATGGCCTTCCAGCCCATTGTCGATGTAACCGCCCGAACGGTCTTCGCTCATGAAGCACTTGTTCGCGGTTCCGACGGGGCCTCCGCCCAGGACGTGCTGGGGTCCGTGAGCGCTGACAACCAATACGCGTTCGACCAGGCGTGCCGCGTGCGGGCGCTCGAATGCGCCGTCGAGTCCGGGCTCCCGGCCTTGCTTTCAATCAACTTCATGCCGAATGCCGTCTACAACCCCGACCACTGCCTGAGGGCAACCCTTGCAGCTGCTGAGCGCGTCGGCTGGCCGTTGTCCAATATCATCTTTGAAGTCACCGAGCACGAGGCGATTACCGAACCCGCGCATCTGCTCAACATCCTGCGCACTTACCGCGCACGCGGCTTTTTGACCGCCATCGACGACTTTGGCGCCGGCTATGCGGGTTTGAACCTGTTGGCGGACTTCCAGCCCGACCTGCTCAAGCTCGATATCGGGCTCATCCGTGGCATCGATGGCGACCGGACCCGCCAGCGCATCGTCGCCCACATGACAAGGCTCTGCGCAGACCTCGGTGTGCGTGTCATCGGCGAAGGGGTGGAAACATCCGGGGAGTCGACTGCCCTCTTGGATATAGGCGTGGTGCTCCAACAGGGCTACCACTTTGCCCGCCCCTCGACCGGTCCCGCCGTCGTTCCTGAGTTCCATCGCTGA
- a CDS encoding YqcI/YcgG family protein yields the protein MSVQDVTDVFSAHLASQHFPCLAAKTAHARDQVTHVEACDIRCGKDDRILAEAIEAFATRRKPDHVFHSLVVHFPRSPMLTEIEFEQHLFARLQGIHEADRARFAWDNTVSPDPKSDQFSMSVGGKSFYVIGLHPGASRAARRLAHPAMVFNLHAQFEYLREQGRYDRLREAIIARDIELNGSANPMLAVHGQSSEALQYSGRHIEGNWECPFKPHGSKQ from the coding sequence ATGTCGGTTCAAGACGTCACTGATGTTTTCTCCGCTCACCTGGCCAGCCAGCACTTCCCCTGCCTTGCAGCAAAGACCGCTCATGCCAGGGACCAGGTTACCCATGTTGAGGCGTGTGATATCCGTTGCGGCAAAGATGACCGCATCCTCGCCGAGGCCATCGAGGCCTTTGCAACGCGTCGAAAACCCGACCATGTCTTCCACAGTCTCGTCGTGCATTTCCCCCGGTCACCGATGCTCACCGAAATTGAGTTCGAGCAGCATTTGTTTGCCCGGCTGCAAGGCATCCATGAGGCCGACCGGGCCCGTTTTGCATGGGATAACACGGTCAGCCCTGACCCCAAGTCGGACCAGTTTTCGATGAGCGTGGGCGGCAAGAGTTTCTATGTCATCGGCCTGCACCCGGGCGCGAGCCGTGCCGCCCGGCGGCTCGCGCACCCAGCGATGGTGTTCAACCTCCACGCACAGTTTGAATATCTGCGGGAGCAGGGCCGCTATGACCGTCTAAGGGAAGCCATCATCGCCCGGGACATCGAACTCAACGGGTCAGCGAATCCGATGCTTGCCGTCCATGGACAGAGCTCCGAAGCGTTGCAATACAGCGGGCGGCACATTGAGGGAAACTGGGAGTGCCCGTTCAAACCCCATGGGAGCAAGCAGTGA
- a CDS encoding urea carboxylase-associated family protein: MTEVIQPQSGVAFLLKKGQTLTVIDPEGQQVADLIAFGGANIGEVLSSGRTLDYASKIYLSTGDLLYSNRSNVMLEIMEDDVGRHDFLLAPCSAEMFQKLYGHAEPHRGCFGNLRAALAPHGINGDQIPTAFNVFMNVPVDGQTGTFTVEPPLSKPGDKTRFKAHMDLIVGLTACSAGLSNNFKFKPIHYQID; the protein is encoded by the coding sequence GTGACGGAGGTGATTCAGCCACAAAGCGGCGTGGCATTCCTGTTGAAGAAAGGCCAAACGCTGACGGTCATTGACCCGGAAGGTCAGCAGGTCGCAGACCTCATCGCCTTCGGTGGGGCGAACATAGGTGAGGTCCTCTCATCAGGTCGTACGCTTGATTATGCGAGCAAGATTTACCTGTCCACCGGTGATTTGCTTTACTCGAACCGCAGCAACGTCATGCTCGAAATCATGGAGGACGACGTGGGGCGGCATGACTTTCTCCTTGCCCCGTGTTCGGCTGAAATGTTCCAGAAGCTCTATGGCCACGCAGAGCCCCATCGTGGCTGCTTTGGCAATCTCCGTGCTGCGCTTGCCCCGCATGGCATCAACGGTGACCAGATTCCGACCGCTTTCAACGTCTTCATGAACGTGCCCGTCGATGGTCAAACCGGAACCTTCACCGTCGAGCCACCTTTGAGCAAGCCCGGCGACAAGACGCGGTTCAAGGCGCACATGGATTTGATTGTCGGGCTGACCGCCTGTTCAGCCGGCCTGTCGAACAACTTCAAATTCAAACCGATTCACTACCAAATCGACTGA
- a CDS encoding SpoIIE family protein phosphatase — translation MFFSTTRQNQSIALQTSGDTGRLVTAVESLRAGPVMHGAVAAARQLFGEGDSSGSVSLRPLHGGGIEMTALLTGAVPDAPLPILDGTSVITDRWTDSEGTCVLVRVLPESGSPDLPLGAVECALGGDVFSGDAWALVADNDAVTLFVVDGLGHGPVADIAARAALQAVATFTPSEPADDMRVLHSALGGTVGAVAGIARFDSAQMRVSFCGLGNISATVVHDGRRNGLASFPGVAGRGAPIFRTYRNVVGEGTHLVMHTDGLRPNWNPATYPGLFDRHPGVIAGVLFRDQYHGSDDALIAVLPLTANAHATLVRGSKG, via the coding sequence ATGTTTTTTTCGACCACCCGCCAAAATCAATCCATTGCCCTGCAGACGTCAGGCGACACCGGCCGTCTGGTGACGGCTGTCGAAAGCCTCCGGGCAGGCCCTGTGATGCACGGTGCTGTCGCCGCTGCCCGCCAGCTGTTTGGTGAGGGGGATTCGTCGGGCTCGGTTTCCCTGCGGCCCCTTCACGGAGGCGGTATTGAGATGACTGCCCTTCTCACGGGCGCAGTCCCTGACGCCCCGCTGCCCATCCTGGACGGCACCTCCGTCATCACGGACCGCTGGACCGACAGCGAGGGCACCTGCGTGCTTGTCCGCGTCCTGCCTGAAAGCGGGAGTCCCGACTTACCCTTGGGCGCAGTCGAATGTGCTTTGGGAGGCGACGTCTTTTCCGGGGATGCATGGGCGCTGGTCGCTGACAACGATGCAGTGACCCTGTTCGTCGTCGATGGCCTGGGGCATGGGCCGGTGGCCGATATCGCCGCCCGGGCAGCCCTTCAAGCCGTCGCGACCTTCACACCTTCGGAGCCCGCTGACGACATGCGGGTTCTCCACTCGGCGCTGGGAGGGACTGTCGGGGCGGTTGCCGGCATTGCGCGGTTCGATTCCGCCCAAATGCGGGTGTCCTTCTGTGGACTTGGCAACATCAGCGCAACCGTGGTTCACGATGGCCGCCGCAATGGCCTCGCGTCGTTCCCAGGTGTTGCCGGGCGAGGCGCTCCAATCTTCCGCACCTACCGGAACGTTGTTGGCGAAGGCACCCATTTGGTCATGCACACCGACGGCCTGCGCCCGAATTGGAATCCTGCAACGTATCCGGGCCTTTTTGACCGCCACCCAGGCGTGATTGCAGGCGTCCTGTTCCGCGACCAGTACCACGGTTCAGACGATGCGCTCATTGCCGTTCTGCCGCTGACCGCCAACGCGCACGCGACCCTGGTTCGGGGGTCAAAGGGGTGA